One segment of Brassica napus cultivar Da-Ae chromosome C3, Da-Ae, whole genome shotgun sequence DNA contains the following:
- the LOC106375942 gene encoding pyruvate dehydrogenase E1 component subunit beta-2, chloroplastic isoform X1 has product MAARIHGGAGAGAATALSTFNPKKLVAPSRTNLPAARSSKRCIVAAAGSDASKSLRVGHSQKLIANAAVATKAETSATTGTGHELLLFEALQEGLEEEMDRDPRVCVMGEDVGHYGGSYKVTKGLADKFGDLRVLDTPICENAFTGMGIGAAMTGLRPVIEGMNMGFLLLAFNQISNNCGMLHYTSGGQFTIPVVIRGPGGVGRQLGAEHSQRLESYFQSIPGIQMVACSTPYNAKGLMKAAIRSENPVILFEHVLLYNLKEKIPDEEYICNLEEAEMVRPGEHITILTYSRMRYHVMQAAKTLVNKGYDPEVIDIRSLKPFDLYTIGNSVKKTHRVLIVEECMRTGGIGASLTAAINENFHDYLDAPVMCLSSQDVPTPYAGTLEEWTVVQPAQIVTAVEQLCQ; this is encoded by the exons atggctgcgAGAATCCATGGAGGAGCTGGAGCTGGAGCTGCTACGGCCTTGTCGACCTTTAATCCCAAGAAACTCGTTGCTCCTTCCCGCACCAATCTCCCAG CAGCGAGGAGCAGCAAGAGATGCATTGTGGCTGCTGCTGGATCTGATGCGAGTAAGAGCCTCAGAGTTGGTCACTCTCAGAAATTGATTGCGAATGCTGCTGTTGCG ACGAAGGCGGAGACATCTGCCACCACTGGCACTGG ACATGAACTACTGCTTTTCGAGGCTCTTCAGGAAGGTCTGGAAGAAGAGATGGACAGAGATCCACGTGTATGTGTTATGGGTGAAGACGTTGGCCATTACGGTGGCTCCTACAAAGTAACCAAAGGCCTTGCTGATAAATTTGGCGACCTCAGGGTTCTCGACACTCCTATTTGTGAAAATGCATTCACCGGTATGGGAATTGGAGCTGCCATGACTGGTCTAAGACCTGTCATCGAAGGTATGAACATGGGTTTCCTCCTCCTGGCCTTCAACCAAATCTCCAACAACTGTGGAATGCTTCACTACACATCTGGTGGCCAGTTCACAATCCCGGTTGTCATCCGTGGTCCCGGTGGAGTGGGACGCCAGCTCGGCGCTGAGCATTCGCAGCGGCTAGAATCTTACTTCCAGTCCATTCCTGGGATCCAGATGGTTGCTTGCTCGACTCCTTACAACGCCAAAGGGCTGATGAAAGCCGCGATCAGAAGCGAGAACCCTGTGATTCTGTTTGAGCACGTTCTGCTTTACAATCTCAAGGAGAAGATACCGGACGAAGAGTACATTTGTAATCTTGAAGAAGCTGAGATGGTCAGACCTGGAGAGCACATCACCATCCTCACTTACTCGCGGATGAGGTACCATGTGATGCAGGCAGCTAAAACTTTGGTGAACAAAGGGTATGACCCTGAGGTTATCGACATCAGGTCGCTGAAACCGTTTGATCTTTACACGATTGGGAACTCGGTTAAGAAAACGCACAGGGTTTTGATAGTGGAGGAATGCATGAGAACCGGTGGGATTGGGGCTAGTCTTACTGCTGCCATTAATGAGAACTTTCATGACTATTTAGATGCTCCGGTGATGTGTTTGTCTTCTCAGGACGTTCCTACACCGTACGCTGGTACACTGGAGGAGTGGACCGTTgttcaaccggctcagatcGTGACCGCTGTTGAGCAGCTTTGCCAGTGA
- the LOC106375943 gene encoding nudix hydrolase 25-like, translating into MENLPPGYRPNVGVCLINSDNLVFVASRLNVPGAWQMPQGGIEDGEDPQSAAMRELQEETGVVSAATIAEVPNWLTYDFPPTVKAKVNRLWGGEWYGQAQKWFLVRLMNDEDEREINLANNEADSEFSEWKWAKPEEVREQAVDYKRPTYEQVIKSFGSYLNDTGRAAKCKSSKW; encoded by the exons ATGGAGAATCTACCTCCTGGTTATCGTCCCAATGTTGGTGTTTGTCTAATCAATTCTGATAATCTG GTATTTGTGGCTTCAAGATTGAATGTTCCTGGAGCATGGCAGATGCCACAG GGGGGCATTGAGGATGGAGAGGATCCACAGTCAGCAGCCATGAGAGAGTTACAAGAAGAAACTGGGGTAGTTTCAGCTGCAACCATCGCTGAG GTTCCAAATTGGTTGACATATGATTTCCCACCGACAGTAAAAGCAAAGGTTAACCGTCTGTGGGGCGGTGAATGGTATGGTCAGGCGCAGAAATG GTTTCTAGTGAGACTGATGAACGATGAGGACGAAAGAGAGATCAATCTAGCGAACAATGAAGCAGATTCAGAGTTTTCAGAGTGGAAATGGGCGAAACCGGAAGAAGTGAGAGAGCAAGCAGTTGATTACAAAAGGCCAACATACGAACAAGTCATCAAGTCTTTTGGTTCTTACTTGAACGATACAGGAAGAGCTGCTAAGTGTAAATCATCTAAGTGGTGA
- the LOC106373121 gene encoding uncharacterized protein LOC106373121 — MTKRKAKKKPTATPEPDSPQDASGSFQPDLRLPPRLFATDRFPTKRLNIYSSPEILPFLRHVLRDTKEFQIIRESCFGKLFDIPARQCPVSAKLIHSFLTRQLICLPKNTLWSVFGGNPLRYGLQEFGTVTGLNCASFPEGYHPDTVKPVVAGKDEVWKRLFGKKTMVTIAELCLMLEEDKKMDHWKKIRIALIIIVDGVLIAHKQQARATPRYVKMLKNLKTFFAFPWGRESFMKTISCMKPPKPSFKNGNDPVSWLVRKLKQDSFRLQGFPLTLQLVAFRAIPQLLSFIPAQPDQRTLMDLEDGYLPQHKSIDSISIRRVEFSSDLAVSPIIPIESQPQSGWGEWPNDPKDDCVIYME, encoded by the exons ATGACGAAAAGGAAGGCCAAGAAGAAACCCACGGCGACACCGGAACCGGATTCACCGCAAGACGCTTCAG GGTCTTTTCAACCAGATCTACGTCTTCCGCCACGATTATTTGCGACAGATCGATTCCCAACAAAGCGTCTTAACATCTACTCCTCACCGGAGATCCTCCCCTTCCTTCGTCATGTTCTTAGAGACACCAAGGAGTTCCAAATAATTCGAGAGTCTTGTTTCGGAAAGCTTTTCGACATACCAGCCCGTCAATGTCCAGTATCTGCTAAGCTAATTCACTCGTTTCTCACTCGCCAGCTTATCTGTCTACCCAAAAATACGCTTTGGTCTGTTTTTGGTGGGAACCCTCTCCGCTATGGTCTTCAAGAGTTTGGGACTGTGACTGGTCTGAATTGCGCCTCTTTCCCTGAAGGATATCACCCCGACACCGTAAAGCCAGTTGTTGCGGGGAAAGACGAAGTCTGGAAGAGACTGTTTGGGAAGAAGACGATGGTAACGATTGCCGAACTTTGTCTGATGCTTGAAGAGGATAAGAAGATGGATCATTGGAAGAAGATACGTATAGCTTTAATCATCATTGTCGACGGTGTTCTCATTGCTCACAAACAACAAGCACGTGCCACTCCTCGATATGTCAAGATGCTTAAAAACCTCAAAACTTTCTTTGCCTTTCCTTGGGGCAGAGAATCATTCATGAAGACCATCTCATGCATGAAACCACCCAAACCATCTTTCAAAAACGGCAACGATCCTGTTTCTTGGCTTGTTCGAAAGCTCAAACAAGACTCTTTCAGACTTCAAGGCTTCCCTTTGACACTTCAATTGGTGGCATTTCGCGCCATCCCCCAGCTGTTATCTTTCATTCCTGCTCAACCCGACCAGCGCACACTCATGGACTTAGAAGATGGTTATCTACCACAACACAAATCCATCGATTCTATCAGTATCCGCCGTGTTGAATTCTCCTCGGAT CTTGCTGTCTCACCGATTATACCTATTGAAAGCCAACCGCAGTCTGGCTGGGGAGAGTGGCCCAACGACCCCAAGGATGACTGTGTAATATACATGGAATAA
- the LOC106375942 gene encoding pyruvate dehydrogenase E1 component subunit beta-2, chloroplastic isoform X2, translated as MAARIHGGAGAGAATALSTFNPKKLVAPSRTNLPARSSKRCIVAAAGSDASKSLRVGHSQKLIANAAVATKAETSATTGTGHELLLFEALQEGLEEEMDRDPRVCVMGEDVGHYGGSYKVTKGLADKFGDLRVLDTPICENAFTGMGIGAAMTGLRPVIEGMNMGFLLLAFNQISNNCGMLHYTSGGQFTIPVVIRGPGGVGRQLGAEHSQRLESYFQSIPGIQMVACSTPYNAKGLMKAAIRSENPVILFEHVLLYNLKEKIPDEEYICNLEEAEMVRPGEHITILTYSRMRYHVMQAAKTLVNKGYDPEVIDIRSLKPFDLYTIGNSVKKTHRVLIVEECMRTGGIGASLTAAINENFHDYLDAPVMCLSSQDVPTPYAGTLEEWTVVQPAQIVTAVEQLCQ; from the exons atggctgcgAGAATCCATGGAGGAGCTGGAGCTGGAGCTGCTACGGCCTTGTCGACCTTTAATCCCAAGAAACTCGTTGCTCCTTCCCGCACCAATCTCCCAG CGAGGAGCAGCAAGAGATGCATTGTGGCTGCTGCTGGATCTGATGCGAGTAAGAGCCTCAGAGTTGGTCACTCTCAGAAATTGATTGCGAATGCTGCTGTTGCG ACGAAGGCGGAGACATCTGCCACCACTGGCACTGG ACATGAACTACTGCTTTTCGAGGCTCTTCAGGAAGGTCTGGAAGAAGAGATGGACAGAGATCCACGTGTATGTGTTATGGGTGAAGACGTTGGCCATTACGGTGGCTCCTACAAAGTAACCAAAGGCCTTGCTGATAAATTTGGCGACCTCAGGGTTCTCGACACTCCTATTTGTGAAAATGCATTCACCGGTATGGGAATTGGAGCTGCCATGACTGGTCTAAGACCTGTCATCGAAGGTATGAACATGGGTTTCCTCCTCCTGGCCTTCAACCAAATCTCCAACAACTGTGGAATGCTTCACTACACATCTGGTGGCCAGTTCACAATCCCGGTTGTCATCCGTGGTCCCGGTGGAGTGGGACGCCAGCTCGGCGCTGAGCATTCGCAGCGGCTAGAATCTTACTTCCAGTCCATTCCTGGGATCCAGATGGTTGCTTGCTCGACTCCTTACAACGCCAAAGGGCTGATGAAAGCCGCGATCAGAAGCGAGAACCCTGTGATTCTGTTTGAGCACGTTCTGCTTTACAATCTCAAGGAGAAGATACCGGACGAAGAGTACATTTGTAATCTTGAAGAAGCTGAGATGGTCAGACCTGGAGAGCACATCACCATCCTCACTTACTCGCGGATGAGGTACCATGTGATGCAGGCAGCTAAAACTTTGGTGAACAAAGGGTATGACCCTGAGGTTATCGACATCAGGTCGCTGAAACCGTTTGATCTTTACACGATTGGGAACTCGGTTAAGAAAACGCACAGGGTTTTGATAGTGGAGGAATGCATGAGAACCGGTGGGATTGGGGCTAGTCTTACTGCTGCCATTAATGAGAACTTTCATGACTATTTAGATGCTCCGGTGATGTGTTTGTCTTCTCAGGACGTTCCTACACCGTACGCTGGTACACTGGAGGAGTGGACCGTTgttcaaccggctcagatcGTGACCGCTGTTGAGCAGCTTTGCCAGTGA